In Bradyrhizobium sp. CCBAU 051011, the following are encoded in one genomic region:
- a CDS encoding acyl-CoA synthetase yields the protein MPVRDLADIQRIEAEPLATRGLPRTTYEVFAASAQRWPDRKALSFFLTADAYQRASTWTYAELLAEITRSANALHALGVSADHPVAYVLPNLPETHFTIWGGEAAGVVLAVNPLLEPDLIVEILRVAKVRVLVTLAPFPGAELWSKLAPHLSALSELRVVALVDAVTYLGGAGGTAVAAAAASVPDAKFEIVDFRAAMQSQPADRLVAPRTITEHSVSSYFCTGGTTGAPKIAVRTHGNEVFDAWAAAQVFGEREEPRTYFCGLPLFHVNAQLATGLLPWMHGHHVLLATPEGYRGKNLIARFWEIAAHYRIATFSGVPTIYAALLEAPIGDNDISSLEYAICGAAPMPAKLIEAFEVKTGLKIVEGYGLTEGTCVSCLNPPEGKRRAGSIGLRLPYQQMRAVILDDAGHFLRMVDADEVGTIAITGPNVFAGYLDPQQNADLWIDIEGSRWLNTGDLGRQDDSGYFWLAGRRKELIIRGGHNIDPKLIEDALSKHPAVAMVAAVGSPDAYAGEVPVAYVQPKPGIAVSDQELMEFAAAHVHERAAIPKFVKIMPSLPVTGVGKIFKPALQQREIEAAVRVEAQNVGATIVDLAFERSPRVGQVVRVRAGEGTEALRAALERYAFKFEVQD from the coding sequence ATGCCGGTGCGAGATCTTGCCGATATTCAGAGAATCGAGGCCGAGCCTCTTGCGACGCGGGGCTTGCCGCGAACAACCTACGAGGTGTTCGCGGCAAGTGCACAGCGCTGGCCGGACCGCAAGGCGCTGTCGTTCTTTCTGACCGCGGACGCCTATCAGCGTGCTTCGACCTGGACCTACGCGGAGCTTCTGGCGGAGATAACCCGTTCCGCGAACGCGCTTCACGCCCTCGGCGTCAGTGCAGATCATCCGGTCGCTTATGTGCTGCCGAACCTGCCCGAAACCCACTTCACGATCTGGGGCGGTGAGGCCGCCGGCGTGGTGCTCGCGGTCAATCCGCTGCTCGAGCCCGATCTGATCGTGGAGATTCTTCGCGTGGCAAAGGTGCGGGTGCTGGTGACGCTCGCGCCGTTTCCCGGCGCCGAGCTATGGAGCAAGCTGGCGCCGCACCTTTCGGCGCTCTCCGAGCTTCGCGTGGTCGCGCTGGTCGACGCTGTGACTTATCTTGGAGGCGCCGGGGGGACGGCGGTGGCGGCCGCAGCGGCGAGCGTGCCGGACGCTAAATTCGAGATCGTGGATTTCCGCGCGGCGATGCAGAGCCAGCCGGCCGATCGCCTGGTTGCGCCGCGGACGATCACGGAACATTCCGTCTCGTCTTACTTCTGCACCGGTGGCACGACAGGCGCGCCGAAGATCGCGGTGCGCACGCACGGCAACGAGGTCTTTGATGCCTGGGCCGCGGCGCAGGTGTTCGGTGAGCGCGAGGAGCCGCGGACCTATTTCTGCGGCCTGCCGCTGTTTCACGTCAACGCGCAGCTCGCCACCGGCCTGTTGCCGTGGATGCATGGCCATCACGTGCTGCTCGCCACTCCCGAGGGCTACCGCGGCAAGAACCTGATCGCGCGCTTCTGGGAGATCGCGGCGCACTACCGCATTGCGACATTCTCAGGTGTGCCGACGATCTATGCCGCCCTGCTCGAGGCGCCGATCGGCGACAACGACATCTCCAGCCTCGAATACGCGATCTGCGGCGCGGCGCCGATGCCGGCCAAGCTGATCGAGGCGTTCGAAGTGAAGACCGGCCTCAAGATTGTCGAGGGCTATGGGCTGACCGAGGGCACTTGCGTCTCCTGCCTCAATCCGCCGGAGGGCAAACGCCGCGCCGGGTCGATCGGCCTGCGCCTGCCATACCAGCAGATGCGCGCCGTCATCCTCGATGACGCCGGACACTTCCTGCGAATGGTGGACGCCGACGAGGTCGGAACGATCGCCATCACCGGGCCCAACGTGTTCGCGGGCTATCTCGATCCGCAGCAGAACGCGGATCTGTGGATCGACATTGAAGGCTCGCGCTGGCTCAACACCGGCGATCTCGGGCGACAGGATGATTCGGGCTATTTCTGGCTGGCCGGCCGGCGCAAGGAGCTGATCATCAGGGGCGGGCACAACATTGATCCCAAGCTGATCGAGGATGCGCTGTCCAAACACCCGGCGGTCGCGATGGTGGCCGCCGTCGGCAGCCCCGACGCCTATGCCGGCGAGGTCCCTGTCGCCTATGTACAGCCCAAACCCGGCATTGCCGTCAGCGACCAGGAATTAATGGAATTCGCCGCGGCCCACGTTCACGAGCGGGCGGCGATTCCAAAGTTCGTGAAGATCATGCCGTCGCTGCCGGTGACCGGGGTCGGCAAGATCTTCAAGCCGGCCCTGCAGCAACGCGAGATCGAGGCCGCTGTTCGCGTCGAGGCGCAGAATGTGGGCGCAACCATCGTCGACTTGGCATTCGAACGCAGCCCCCGGGTGGGACAGGTCGTGCGCGTCCGCGCCGGCGAAGGGACCGAGGCTCTGCGCGCGGCGCTGGAGCGCTATGCCTTCAAGTTCGAAGTGCAGGACTAG
- a CDS encoding alcohol dehydrogenase catalytic domain-containing protein, whose protein sequence is MVTNATGTTLMCLGPSSSFEVRPVLRRKPAAGEIEVAVAAASVNPIDVRRAQGYGRRLLSLVGAGRFPMVLGNDFAGPVTALGDIDAFKIGDRVYGVKPPSAEGKAVQSRHMKVELASAQRRRHSCQRHSRRAACSSEGRSLS, encoded by the coding sequence ATGGTGACGAATGCGACAGGTACCACCCTGATGTGTCTCGGGCCGAGCAGTAGCTTCGAGGTCCGACCGGTTCTTCGGCGCAAGCCGGCCGCCGGCGAGATCGAGGTCGCCGTCGCTGCGGCATCGGTCAATCCAATCGATGTGCGGCGTGCGCAAGGCTATGGCCGGCGATTGCTGTCGCTTGTTGGGGCAGGTCGGTTTCCCATGGTACTCGGCAATGATTTTGCCGGCCCGGTGACGGCGCTCGGCGACATCGACGCGTTCAAGATCGGCGATCGGGTCTATGGCGTGAAGCCGCCATCAGCCGAGGGGAAGGCCGTTCAAAGCCGGCACATGAAAGTGGAGTTAGCGTCGGCGCAGCGCAGAAGACATTCCTGCCAAAGACATTCCAGGAGAGCTGCGTGTTCTTCTGAGGGAAGAAGTCTCTCGTGA
- a CDS encoding Crp/Fnr family transcriptional regulator — protein MGRPASAGNRLLTALPAGDFALLAPHLQKVSLEQDAVVIRAGDRRDRLYFPHSGAISFMLGLPNGETIATAVIGREGAIGALSVLGPSFMSSVTAVVRVGGTASQISVSRFHAAYMESGAIRHVVEAHTRSILMQFQHVSGCNGLHSVEARMARWLLYLQDRTEQQHPIINAGDVCAVARGATNDRDARDCQTPRLRCHQIRSAGLGRNRPGAARGSNL, from the coding sequence ATGGGACGTCCGGCGAGCGCCGGTAATCGTCTTCTTACCGCGTTGCCGGCGGGAGACTTCGCGTTGCTCGCCCCTCATCTCCAGAAGGTGTCGCTTGAGCAGGACGCCGTGGTGATACGAGCGGGAGATCGACGCGACCGTCTTTACTTTCCCCATAGCGGTGCCATCTCCTTCATGCTTGGCCTTCCGAACGGAGAAACGATCGCAACTGCTGTAATCGGGCGCGAGGGAGCGATCGGCGCATTATCGGTGCTGGGACCCTCTTTCATGTCGTCCGTGACCGCGGTCGTGCGGGTGGGCGGCACCGCATCGCAAATCTCCGTGTCGCGGTTTCATGCAGCCTACATGGAGAGCGGCGCCATCAGACATGTGGTCGAGGCGCACACGAGGTCGATACTCATGCAGTTCCAGCACGTCTCAGGCTGCAACGGACTGCACTCGGTCGAGGCCCGCATGGCCCGGTGGCTGCTTTACCTGCAAGATCGAACCGAGCAACAACATCCTATCATTAACGCAGGAGACGTTTGCGCAGTTGCTCGGGGTGCGACGAACGACCGTGACGCACGTGATTGCCAAACTCCGCGCCTTAGGTGCCATCAGATCCGCTCGGCGGGGCTTGGTCGAAATCGACCGGGCGCGGCTCGAGGAAGCAACCTGTGA
- a CDS encoding GFA family protein produces the protein MATEQTLLRGSCLCGLVAYEVPDSFEYSLYCHCSNCRRATGAAAKPFAAIKSDRLTFVSGGDHVMRYGGGTNHDAHCERCGSLLYSLVRNGAYLHVTLGTLIDGPSIRPTAHIFAGSKAPWDDICDGLPQFDRFP, from the coding sequence ATGGCGACAGAGCAAACCCTACTAAGAGGATCGTGCTTATGCGGCTTGGTCGCCTATGAGGTGCCGGACAGCTTCGAGTACTCACTCTATTGCCATTGTTCCAATTGCAGGCGAGCTACCGGGGCGGCTGCAAAGCCGTTCGCAGCTATAAAATCTGACCGCCTCACATTCGTGAGCGGTGGCGATCACGTCATGCGGTATGGCGGCGGCACGAACCATGACGCTCATTGTGAACGGTGCGGTTCACTTCTCTACTCGCTGGTCCGCAACGGCGCCTATTTGCACGTTACGCTGGGAACCCTGATCGATGGTCCTTCTATTCGACCAACCGCTCATATTTTCGCGGGTTCGAAAGCACCCTGGGATGACATATGCGATGGTCTGCCCCAATTCGATAGATTTCCGTGA
- a CDS encoding adenylate/guanylate cyclase domain-containing protein: protein MTKALDISLADRKAELLRWLSEEGRFAPDTGGLLEMLCEKLTVHGAPIARATVHVRTLHPEFRGISRIWRRGQSTEFRTTRHGIESTSDYQSSPLQYVIETGQWLDTVLSEATDRRFPILATLRAQGITHYVMAPLIFSNRIVNAMSWGSDAPIGFREADVELFRYLVPTFAPVLEVTAGRRIYSELLATYVGRDPCARIMAGAVQRGNVRHIKAAMLLADLRGFSRLTDELPEQRIIELLNTFFDLVVPGVVGSEGDILKYIGDAVIAIFPVTGDDPAPACESALAAAQTTLAALQASPPEVQQHISIDIALHYGDAAYGNIGSGNRLDFTAVGRDINILSRLELLCKDVGRPLLMSGAFAAEVAAPAVEIGHFELRGFRQHQSLYGLCQDGEVPAAPTWTDDV, encoded by the coding sequence GTGACCAAGGCTCTCGATATCTCACTTGCTGATCGCAAAGCCGAGCTTCTGCGCTGGCTAAGCGAGGAGGGACGTTTTGCGCCCGATACCGGTGGGCTTCTTGAGATGCTCTGCGAGAAGCTCACCGTGCACGGGGCGCCGATAGCCCGCGCCACAGTGCATGTCCGTACGCTGCATCCAGAATTCCGGGGAATATCGCGTATCTGGCGCCGTGGACAGAGTACCGAGTTCCGAACGACGCGACACGGTATCGAGTCTACGTCGGATTACCAGAGTAGCCCCCTTCAGTACGTTATCGAAACCGGACAGTGGCTTGATACTGTCCTTAGCGAAGCCACCGATCGGCGCTTCCCGATCCTCGCAACGCTGCGGGCGCAAGGCATTACCCATTACGTGATGGCGCCTCTTATCTTTTCGAATCGGATCGTTAACGCGATGTCGTGGGGAAGCGACGCTCCCATCGGGTTTAGGGAAGCGGACGTTGAACTCTTTCGCTATCTAGTGCCGACCTTTGCCCCAGTTCTCGAAGTGACGGCGGGCCGGCGGATCTATAGTGAACTTCTTGCCACCTATGTAGGTCGAGATCCGTGCGCGCGGATTATGGCGGGCGCCGTCCAGCGCGGAAACGTCCGCCACATCAAGGCGGCAATGCTGCTCGCCGACTTGCGTGGTTTCAGCCGACTGACAGATGAGCTTCCGGAGCAAAGAATCATTGAACTCCTAAATACCTTCTTCGATCTGGTCGTCCCTGGCGTCGTTGGCAGCGAAGGTGACATCCTGAAGTATATCGGTGATGCGGTCATTGCGATCTTTCCAGTCACCGGCGATGATCCAGCGCCGGCCTGTGAGTCGGCCCTGGCTGCAGCGCAGACAACGCTGGCTGCGCTCCAGGCTTCACCGCCCGAGGTCCAGCAGCATATTTCCATCGATATTGCTCTGCACTATGGTGATGCCGCATACGGCAACATTGGCTCTGGCAATCGCCTCGACTTCACCGCCGTCGGGCGCGACATCAACATCCTCAGTCGGCTTGAACTCCTCTGCAAGGATGTTGGCCGGCCACTGCTCATGAGTGGTGCTTTTGCCGCCGAAGTTGCGGCACCGGCCGTTGAAATCGGCCATTTCGAATTGCGCGGCTTCCGTCAGCATCAGTCCTTGTACGGGTTGTGCCAAGACGGCGAGGTGCCTGCTGCGCCCACGTGGACGGATGACGTGTAG
- a CDS encoding tetratricopeptide repeat protein has protein sequence MTTTPRWQAHSASNYDRVMGARCGELLTKIVADADRRQAILADPRDLHRKLFAPFAPSTHTDYAGTYRGTPGTALADRRMYAARQIDLGTEYEFCLPGEVPPRMVELLKNTHALLGEGSADDYGRLGVRYVLGGAVRKASGKVRITGQLIDAVTGAHLWADRFERDLTDIFALQDEVTLAVVSAVQPKMLQTEIEMATRRRPENLTAYDFFLRSMQQHYLTTRESLAEAIRLAHRALELDPRFGSAAALAGDCHASNVALGYANDPKFDCKEAVRLARLALRIDDGDPDTLSRVAVILAGMVGASEAEIEMADRAVALNPNSWRTWNNRGWVYIMAGLPEEAIRSFERAIRMSPVDPLLHMTFLGIGHALMGLRRFDEAIVVLKKALSQNPFFMPACRGLASALAHLGRDAEAHAAAARVLEIDPAFTISAHIARVPKNSKLFIEGLRKAGLPE, from the coding sequence ATGACGACGACACCGCGTTGGCAAGCGCATTCCGCAAGCAATTATGATCGCGTGATGGGTGCGCGATGCGGCGAGCTGCTGACCAAGATCGTGGCCGATGCAGACCGACGACAGGCCATCCTGGCCGATCCACGAGACCTACACCGCAAGCTCTTCGCACCATTCGCGCCGTCCACTCATACCGACTATGCTGGCACCTATCGGGGTACGCCCGGCACCGCACTCGCGGACCGGAGAATGTATGCAGCGCGCCAGATCGATCTTGGGACAGAGTATGAATTCTGTCTTCCTGGCGAGGTGCCGCCGCGAATGGTCGAACTGCTAAAGAACACCCATGCTCTGCTCGGGGAAGGCAGCGCGGACGATTACGGCAGGCTCGGCGTGCGCTATGTCCTCGGGGGGGCCGTGCGGAAGGCGTCGGGGAAAGTTCGCATCACAGGGCAGTTGATCGATGCGGTGACTGGCGCACATCTATGGGCGGACAGATTCGAGCGTGATCTGACGGACATTTTCGCTCTCCAGGACGAAGTAACGCTCGCCGTTGTCTCGGCTGTTCAGCCAAAGATGCTTCAAACAGAAATTGAAATGGCGACGCGGCGGCGACCAGAGAACCTCACTGCCTATGACTTTTTTCTCCGATCCATGCAACAGCATTACCTGACGACCCGCGAAAGTTTGGCCGAGGCGATCAGGCTGGCTCATCGAGCTTTGGAGCTAGACCCGAGGTTCGGCTCTGCAGCGGCTCTGGCAGGTGACTGTCATGCGAGCAACGTCGCTTTAGGCTATGCCAACGATCCCAAGTTCGACTGCAAGGAAGCAGTTCGGCTTGCTCGTTTGGCATTGAGGATCGATGATGGTGATCCGGACACGTTGTCAAGGGTTGCCGTAATCTTGGCGGGCATGGTCGGCGCTAGTGAAGCCGAGATCGAAATGGCTGACCGGGCGGTCGCGCTCAACCCAAATTCATGGCGCACTTGGAACAACAGAGGCTGGGTCTATATAATGGCGGGGCTGCCGGAGGAAGCGATCCGAAGCTTTGAACGTGCCATTCGCATGAGCCCGGTAGACCCGCTGCTACACATGACGTTTCTTGGCATTGGGCATGCCCTTATGGGGCTTCGCCGCTTTGACGAAGCGATCGTAGTATTGAAGAAAGCCCTTAGTCAGAATCCCTTCTTTATGCCAGCTTGCCGCGGCCTCGCGTCCGCCTTGGCCCATCTCGGACGCGACGCTGAGGCGCACGCCGCGGCGGCGCGCGTGCTTGAGATCGATCCCGCCTTTACAATATCGGCGCATATCGCCCGGGTCCCCAAAAACTCGAAGCTGTTTATTGAGGGTCTTCGGAAAGCGGGGTTGCCCGAATAA
- a CDS encoding site-specific integrase produces MPSLTDGEVRRALKQVERTSKELSLTDGEGHGTGRLVLVIKPMPTRITADWMAQQWRDGKRLKKKLGSYPSMSLSKAREVFTRDFADMIQKGRSIKLAGDTRPGTVADLFEAYVAHLKSAAKSSWKDAEKNLNKVADTLGRNRLARDIEPEEITDVIRPIYERGKRSMADHVRSYIRSAYSWGMKSEHDYRSASQRRFRLVYNPAAGIPTEPKKVGTRWLDEEEFVRLYRWLECPDAPVHPPYTRAVRILMLTGQRVEEIARLHVDQWDAKERIIDWSKTKNGKPHAIPVPEVAAELIESIKPNAHGWFFPSATDATKPVSHGTLYSFMWRQREREVIPVVTNRDLRRTWKTLAGQAGISKEIRDRIQNHTLQDVSSKSYDRWNYMPEKRAAMKKWNSFVKAMLTRKRSKSRGQVHAHNVQAAVDDSTRQAA; encoded by the coding sequence GTGCCAAGCCTTACTGATGGAGAAGTCCGCCGCGCACTAAAGCAGGTGGAACGGACCAGCAAAGAGCTCAGCCTCACCGATGGAGAAGGGCACGGAACGGGGCGATTGGTCCTAGTGATTAAGCCCATGCCCACTCGCATTACGGCAGACTGGATGGCACAGCAGTGGCGAGACGGGAAGCGCCTCAAGAAAAAACTAGGCTCTTATCCATCAATGTCCCTCAGCAAAGCACGCGAAGTTTTCACCCGCGACTTCGCTGACATGATTCAGAAGGGTCGCAGCATCAAGCTCGCTGGCGACACCCGCCCCGGCACCGTGGCCGATCTCTTCGAAGCGTACGTCGCCCACTTGAAGTCGGCTGCAAAGTCGTCGTGGAAGGACGCTGAGAAGAACCTCAACAAGGTTGCCGACACGCTCGGCCGCAATCGGCTGGCTCGCGATATCGAGCCGGAAGAAATCACGGACGTCATTCGGCCAATCTACGAGCGTGGCAAGCGTTCAATGGCGGATCATGTCCGCAGCTACATTCGATCTGCCTATAGCTGGGGCATGAAATCGGAGCACGATTACCGAAGCGCGTCTCAGCGGCGTTTCCGTCTCGTATACAATCCGGCGGCCGGGATACCCACAGAGCCCAAGAAAGTTGGGACACGCTGGCTAGACGAAGAGGAATTCGTGCGCCTCTATCGCTGGCTCGAGTGCCCGGACGCGCCGGTCCATCCGCCCTATACCCGCGCCGTCCGTATCCTCATGCTCACGGGACAGCGCGTCGAGGAAATTGCGCGTCTTCATGTGGACCAATGGGACGCCAAGGAGCGAATCATAGATTGGTCAAAGACAAAAAATGGCAAACCGCATGCCATCCCGGTCCCTGAGGTCGCCGCTGAACTGATCGAGTCGATCAAGCCAAATGCTCACGGCTGGTTCTTTCCATCCGCAACTGACGCAACCAAGCCCGTGAGCCACGGTACGCTTTACTCGTTCATGTGGCGCCAGCGCGAACGCGAGGTGATTCCGGTCGTCACCAACCGCGATCTGCGCAGAACATGGAAGACATTGGCCGGCCAAGCCGGGATATCGAAGGAAATCCGAGACAGAATACAGAATCACACGCTTCAGGACGTCAGTTCGAAAAGTTACGACCGGTGGAACTACATGCCAGAGAAGCGGGCCGCGATGAAAAAGTGGAACAGCTTCGTAAAGGCGATGCTAACTAGGAAGCGAAGCAAGTCGCGAGGACAGGTGCACGCGCACAACGTCCAAGCCGCCGTTGACGATAGCACGCGGCAAGCTGCCTGA
- a CDS encoding RadC family protein, giving the protein MPTDTSNPPDQPADKPHYHGHRERLRERFYAAGPEALSDYELLEMALFPALPRRDTKPLAKELLKKFGSFAEVIHAPVARLREVDGIGEASINQIKLLAAAAHRVAKGEIKRKIALSSWNDVIDYCRSGMAFADKEQFRLLFLDKRNQLIADEIQQTGTVDHTPVYPREVIKRALELSATALILVHNHPTRPVLITFNHNRYY; this is encoded by the coding sequence ATGCCAACCGACACCAGCAATCCCCCGGATCAACCCGCCGACAAGCCGCACTATCACGGCCACCGCGAACGCTTGCGCGAGCGCTTCTATGCGGCCGGGCCGGAGGCGCTCAGCGATTACGAACTATTGGAGATGGCGCTCTTCCCGGCCCTGCCCCGGCGCGACACCAAGCCGCTGGCGAAAGAGCTGTTGAAGAAATTCGGCTCGTTCGCCGAGGTCATTCACGCGCCGGTAGCACGCCTGCGCGAGGTCGACGGCATCGGCGAGGCCTCGATCAACCAGATCAAGCTGCTCGCCGCAGCAGCACACCGGGTTGCGAAAGGCGAGATCAAGCGCAAGATTGCACTGTCGTCCTGGAACGACGTGATCGACTATTGCCGCAGCGGCATGGCATTCGCCGACAAGGAGCAGTTTCGCCTGCTGTTCCTCGACAAGCGTAACCAGTTGATCGCCGACGAAATCCAGCAGACCGGCACCGTCGATCACACGCCGGTCTATCCGCGCGAGGTCATCAAGCGCGCGCTCGAACTATCGGCGACCGCGCTGATCCTGGTCCACAACCATCCCACTCGGCCCGTTTTGATCACGTTTAATCACAACAGATATTATTGA
- a CDS encoding MBL fold metallo-hydrolase has translation MFEISRRDLVLGSTGAALVFGLNGPVSFIGAAHAQRAADSLKYKVGDIEVFSLHDGTIERTVAEGMVKNASLDDVKKALTAAGIGPDKIDNPFTVTAIRTGGKVILFDTGFGGNGPATVGKLADNMKAAGLDPTTVSAVVISHFHPDHISGLWVKETSAQVFPNAEIMMPEVEFKFATDPALVEKVPEANRPFIKRIQATFPTWKNVKQYNDGADLAPGVKAIATPGHTVGHMSFLVASGGQQLFIQSDVTGIHQLFVRNPGWFSAFDADGPKAEATRRAFFDRVIAEKGMIAGYHFGFPNVGTLTKDGNGYAFAAVKA, from the coding sequence ATGTTCGAGATTTCACGTCGCGATCTGGTCCTCGGAAGCACGGGGGCGGCGCTGGTGTTCGGCCTCAACGGACCGGTTTCGTTCATCGGCGCGGCGCATGCGCAGCGCGCTGCGGACAGCCTCAAATACAAGGTTGGGGACATCGAGGTCTTCAGCCTGCATGACGGAACCATCGAGCGCACGGTCGCCGAGGGCATGGTCAAGAACGCCTCGCTCGACGACGTCAAGAAGGCGCTTACCGCTGCAGGCATCGGGCCCGACAAGATCGACAACCCCTTCACCGTCACCGCGATCCGAACCGGCGGCAAGGTCATCCTGTTCGACACCGGTTTTGGCGGTAACGGCCCGGCGACGGTCGGCAAGCTCGCCGACAACATGAAGGCGGCTGGCCTCGATCCCACGACCGTCTCGGCGGTCGTGATCTCGCATTTCCATCCCGATCACATCTCGGGCCTGTGGGTGAAGGAGACCAGCGCACAGGTGTTCCCGAACGCGGAAATCATGATGCCTGAGGTGGAATTCAAGTTCGCGACCGATCCGGCGCTTGTGGAGAAGGTGCCGGAGGCCAACCGTCCGTTCATCAAGCGGATTCAGGCGACCTTCCCGACCTGGAAGAACGTCAAGCAATACAATGATGGCGCCGACCTCGCGCCTGGCGTCAAGGCCATCGCCACGCCGGGCCACACCGTCGGACACATGTCCTTCCTGGTGGCGTCGGGGGGACAGCAGCTCTTCATCCAGAGCGACGTTACCGGCATCCATCAGCTATTCGTGAGAAATCCGGGCTGGTTCTCGGCATTCGACGCCGACGGGCCGAAGGCGGAAGCGACGCGCCGCGCGTTCTTCGATCGCGTCATCGCCGAAAAGGGCATGATCGCCGGCTATCATTTCGGCTTCCCGAATGTCGGCACACTGACCAAGGACGGCAACGGCTATGCCTTCGCCGCCGTGAAGGCCTGA
- a CDS encoding SMP-30/gluconolactonase/LRE family protein yields MSKRITPQGEYTSGIEGPAVDASGNLYVVNFRQRGNIGKVAPGASQSQLFTSLPAGSVGNGIRFDRSGRMYIADFKKHNVWVIASGETTPRIYFHSDRFNQPNDLAVAADGTLYASDPRFAPPSGGQIWRIVRGPDGKGQGEVMSSTRRLGVTNGIDLSPDGATLYVSESNSRQVWAYRLDGSKLLDPRLIRGFTDFEVDGLRTDVDGRVYLARLSAGTIAIIGADGSLEREVPLRGKQPTNLTFGGPDGKTVFVTQKDGGFIEAFRVGRPGREPCLQMPRIC; encoded by the coding sequence GTGAGTAAGCGGATCACGCCGCAGGGCGAGTACACGTCCGGCATCGAAGGTCCCGCGGTCGACGCATCCGGCAACCTCTACGTCGTCAATTTTCGACAGCGCGGCAACATCGGCAAGGTCGCGCCAGGCGCCTCGCAATCCCAGCTCTTCACATCGCTTCCCGCCGGCAGCGTCGGCAATGGAATTCGTTTCGACCGCAGTGGGCGGATGTACATTGCCGATTTCAAAAAACACAATGTGTGGGTCATCGCATCAGGCGAAACCACGCCGCGAATTTACTTTCATTCCGATCGATTCAATCAGCCGAACGACCTCGCGGTCGCGGCGGACGGCACTCTCTATGCCAGCGACCCGCGATTTGCACCACCCTCGGGCGGCCAGATTTGGCGCATTGTCCGTGGGCCGGACGGCAAGGGGCAAGGTGAAGTGATGTCCTCTACCAGGCGTCTTGGCGTAACCAACGGCATCGATTTGAGCCCGGATGGCGCCACCCTTTACGTGAGCGAGTCGAATTCGCGGCAGGTATGGGCCTATCGTCTCGACGGCAGCAAATTGCTCGACCCGCGGCTGATCAGGGGTTTCACGGACTTTGAGGTCGACGGCCTGCGCACCGACGTCGACGGCCGGGTCTATCTCGCCCGGCTTTCCGCCGGCACGATCGCCATTATCGGCGCCGATGGATCGCTAGAACGCGAGGTGCCGCTGCGCGGTAAGCAGCCGACCAACCTCACCTTTGGCGGTCCCGACGGCAAAACCGTCTTCGTGACCCAGAAGGACGGCGGCTTCATCGAAGCGTTTCGCGTCGGCCGCCCTGGCCGCGAGCCCTGTTTGCAAATGCCTCGCATTTGCTGA
- the map gene encoding type I methionyl aminopeptidase — translation MSYIEATDTSLRKTGQIKLHGASGFAGMRKAGALVAKCLDELTDIVKAGVPTSRIDEFVRDFAFSHGAYPATLMYRGYRYSTCTSINHVVCHGMPGDRAMKEGDIVNIDVTFIVDGWYGDSSRMYVIGPIARKAERLIEVTYEAMMRGIAAVKPGATTGDIGHAIQSFVEPQGMSVVRDFCGHGLGRMFHDEPNIIHIGRPGEGVMLKPGMFFTIEPMINLGKPHVKILSDGWTAVTRDRSLSAQFEHSVGVTATGVEIFTLSERHGEKPYVAV, via the coding sequence ATGAGCTATATCGAAGCAACAGATACCTCCTTGCGAAAAACCGGCCAGATCAAGCTGCACGGCGCGAGCGGCTTTGCCGGCATGCGCAAGGCCGGCGCACTGGTGGCCAAATGCCTCGACGAGCTCACCGACATCGTCAAGGCGGGCGTCCCGACTTCCCGGATCGACGAATTCGTCCGCGACTTCGCCTTCAGCCACGGCGCCTACCCGGCGACGCTGATGTATCGCGGCTACCGCTACTCGACCTGCACCTCGATCAATCACGTGGTCTGCCACGGCATGCCCGGCGACCGCGCGATGAAAGAGGGCGACATCGTCAATATCGACGTCACCTTCATCGTCGACGGCTGGTATGGCGATTCCAGCCGCATGTATGTGATCGGTCCGATCGCCCGCAAGGCGGAGCGGCTGATCGAGGTCACCTATGAAGCGATGATGCGCGGCATTGCCGCGGTGAAGCCCGGCGCCACCACCGGCGATATCGGCCACGCCATCCAGAGCTTCGTCGAGCCGCAAGGCATGAGCGTGGTGCGCGATTTCTGCGGCCATGGGCTCGGGCGCATGTTCCACGACGAGCCCAACATCATCCATATCGGCCGGCCCGGGGAAGGCGTTATGCTCAAGCCCGGCATGTTCTTCACCATCGAGCCGATGATCAATCTCGGCAAGCCGCATGTAAAAATCCTGTCCGATGGCTGGACCGCGGTGACGCGCGACCGCTCGCTGTCGGCACAGTTCGAGCATTCGGTCGGCGTGACCGCGACCGGCGTCGAGATTTTCACGCTGTCGGAGCGCCACGGCGAGAAGCCGTACGTCGCCGTCTAA